A genomic region of Entelurus aequoreus isolate RoL-2023_Sb linkage group LG19, RoL_Eaeq_v1.1, whole genome shotgun sequence contains the following coding sequences:
- the LOC133634832 gene encoding aerolysin-like protein, with translation MATTIYRIGGNGGSPFSLTGRDNGATLKKIGVAVGGWQIKAVRAELTDGRVETFGKSHTFSEFTFKLGERITKLSLWGNGAGSRLGGIRFWTSSGREFFAHMNDWPLKTEYSIDVGSGVCLGLEGKGGSDIDHMGFLFINAIKSSELTDMTYPSLALYTPQVNKEYIKSVSYHNNTTALQEQKCSYSRSVTKSTTWSTTVKIEATVSMSVSAGVPGLGEVSGGYSVTVGAEQSSAISHTETITESDEVNVKVPAGKTVSVELSVGRAVIDLEYKAKVKITCLNGSELVFNSTGNYNGVAYTAVNVKTTESDKVMNVE, from the exons ATGGCGACTACAATTTATCGCATTGGTGGAAATGGAGGCAGTCCATTTTCTTTGACTGGTCGTGACAATGGTGCCACCCTCAAGAAGATTGGAGTGGCAGTGGGGGGCTGGCAGATCAAAGCTGTGCGGGCCGAACTGACCGACGGGCGTGTGGAGACCTTTGGAAAATCACACACTTTCAGTGAGTTCACGTTCAAACTTGGCGAGCGCATCACCAAGCTGTCCCTGTGGGGGAACGGTGCCGGGTCACGTCTGGGTGGCATCAGGTTCTGGACGAGTTCTGGACGCGAGTTCTTTGCACACATGAATGACTGGCCCCTGAAGACCGAGTACTCTATCGATGTGGGGTCTGGAGTCTGCCTGGGGTTGGAGGGGAAGGGTGGCTCAGACATCGACCACATGGGATTCCTCTTCATCAATGCCATCAAGTCGTCTGAGCTAACCGACATGACCTATCCCAGCCTGGCCTTGTACACACCCCAG GTCAACAAAGAATACATCAAATCGGTGTCTTATCACAACAACACAACTGCGCTTCAAGAGCAGAAATGTTCGTACAGCAGATCTGTGACCAAGTCTACCACCTGGAGCACCACCGTTAAGATTGAGGCCACCGTCAGCATGTCCGTTTCAGCAGGGGTCCCGGGTCTGGGGGAGGTGTCTGGTGGGTATAGCGTGACCGTGGGAGCTGAGCAGTCCTCCGCAATTAGCCATACGGAGACCATAACAGAATCCGATGAGGTCAATGTGAAGGTCCCGGCAGGAAAGACCGTGAGCGTTGAGTTGTCAGTGGGACGAGCAGTCATCGACCTCGAGTACAAGGCCAAAgtgaaaatcacatgcctgaatggCAGCGAGCTGGTCTTCAATTCCACTGGCAACTACAATGGTGTGGCTTACACCGCAGTGAATGTAAAAACCACTGAGTCTGATAAAGTTATGAATGTTGAATAA